The following coding sequences lie in one Ursus arctos isolate Adak ecotype North America unplaced genomic scaffold, UrsArc2.0 scaffold_56, whole genome shotgun sequence genomic window:
- the LOC130542857 gene encoding olfactory receptor 13C4, protein MDRINKTFVKEFILLGLSGYPKLEIILFSLILVMYLVILIGNGILIIASIFDSRLHTPMYFFLGNLSFLDICYTSSSVPSTLVSLISKKRNISFSGCTVQMFFGFAMGSTECFLLGMMAFDRYVAICNPLRYPVIMSKVVYVPMASVSWLSGGINSIVQTSLAMRLPFCGNNVINHFLCEILAVLKLACADISLNIVTLAVSNMAFLVLPLLVIFFSYMFILYTILRMNSATGRRKAFSTCSAHLTVVIIFYGTIFFMYAKPKTQDRLGNDNLQATEGLISMFYGIVTPMLNPIIYSLRNKDVKAAVKYVLNWKAVKQLRPKGNVSL, encoded by the coding sequence ATGGATAGGATAAACAAGACATTTGTGAAAGAATTCATTCTTCTGGGACTCTCTGGTTACCCAAAACTtgaaatcattttgttttctctaattcTAGTAATGTATCTAGTGATTCTAATTGGCAACGGTATTCTGATCATAGCAAGCATCTTTGATTCCCGTcttcacacccccatgtacttcttcctgggcAACCTCTCTTTCCTGGACATCTGCTATACATCCTCCTCAGTTCCCTCAACTTTGGTGAGCttaatttcaaagaaaaggaacattTCCTTCTCTGGATGCACAGTGCAGATGTTCTTTGGGTTTGCAATGGGGTCAACAGAATGTTTCCTTCTTGGCATGATGGCTTTTGATCGCTATGTAGCCATCTGTAACCCTCTGAGATACCCTGTCATCATGAGCAAGGTGGTGTATGTACCGATGGCTTCTGTGTCATGGCTCTCTGGTGGAATCAACTCAATTGTGCAAACATCTCTTGCCATGCGATTGCCTTTCTGTGGGAATAATGTTATCAATCATTTCTTATGTGAGATATTAGCTGTTCTTAAGCTAGCTTGTGCTGACATATCCCTCAATATTGTTACCCTAGCAGTGTCAAATATGGCATTCCTGGTTCTTCCACTGctggtcatttttttctcctatatgtTCATCCTCTACACCATCTTGAGAATGAACTCAGCCACAGGGAGACGCAAAGCCTTTTCCACCTGCTCAGCACACCTGACTGTGGTGATCATATTTTATGGTACCATCTTCTTCATGTATGCCAAGCCCAAGACTCAAGACCGCCTTGGGAATGACAATTTGCAAGCTACAGAAGGGCTTATTTCCATGTTTTATGGGATAGTGACCCCCATGCTAAATCCTATAATCTATAGCTTGAGAAATAAGGATGTAAAAGCTGCTGTGAAATATGTGCTGAATTGGAAAGCTGTTAAGCAGTTAAGACCAAAGGGAAATGTGAGTCTTTAG